In Ovis aries strain OAR_USU_Benz2616 breed Rambouillet chromosome 13, ARS-UI_Ramb_v3.0, whole genome shotgun sequence, the genomic window GGGCAGAGGGATTTGGGGACTCACAGAGGTGGTCATGGGAACTTGTTCAAGGCTGAACCCCAGTGCCCAAGACTCCGAGTAGAGGTGCTCAGTATTTGCTGAATGGATAAATAGAAGTCTAAGTGGAAAGCAATCTAGAAAATGGTCAGAAATCTATCGGACTAATACCAGAGGTCCTGAAGAAGATAAATAATTACGACAAGTAGCAAAATTGCAACATTTTCAATAAAGGAAACATAGAATTTCACTGTGATTGCAGTAAGGCAAAACATTCATAAATTGCCTGTATATGAATGAAGACTAAGTCAtagaaaaaaatggggaaaaaaaaaagacttaaaagagaGATTAGGTGTATggtcacatatatatataattatttacatacatatatatatgtaagtatatacatGTCCTATGTAAGTAGGCTTGCTCTAGCCtttcaaaaatcagaaagagcacaGCCAAGATATCCTTAAGATGCGCATGTCTAGTTAACATgaattttcctttgctgttttgCTCCCCTGTGAAGGATTTTTCAGTATGGCTGCAGCCCCACAAGCACCAGGGAGGGGCTCCGTACGGAAGACGAGACCTCCACCTGTGAAGACGTCACTGAACAACCCGTACAGCATCTGCTGGGGTGCCCTGGACAGGGAGGACATGCACTTCATACTGCAGACCCTGGAGGACAGAATTCAGTCTCTCGGGCTTCAGAAGATTGAGgataggaagagaaagaaaaagcagccCCCTTTGAAAAAACAAAGTGGAGACACGAGCAGCATAGACGTGGACATTGGTGAGgatctgaagaaagaaaagcctGAAGGTAATGCCCAGGTGTCAGGGTGGACCCCGGCTGACGTCAGGAAGCAGCTTGCTATCGGCATCAACGAGGTCACCAGGGCACTAGAGAGAAACGAGCTGCTCTTGGCCTTGGCGTGTAAGTCTGCCAAGCCAGCCATCATGACCTCACACCTGGTGCAGCTGAGCGTCAGCAGAGGTGTCCCCGCCTGCCAGGTTCCCCGGCTAAGCGAGAGGCTCGCACCTGTCCTGGGCTTAAAATGTGTCCTGGCCTTGGGGTTCAAGAGGAACACTACTGCCTTTGGGGAGGAACTGAGGGCCATCCTCCCCAGAGTCCCCCGTCTGAATGTGGCATGGCTCCAGGATGCACTCGAAGACCCCAGGGAGAACCTGCAGACAGAATCTTTGGAAAGCCAAGATGAAGAGATTCTGGACACTTCCTTTGAAGACCTCTCTAAACCCAAGAGAAAGCTTGCTGAGGGTCAGCAGGCTGTAGTGTTACAacccctgaaaataaagaaactgattCCAAACCCCAATAAGATAAGGAAGCCACCCAAAAGTAAAAGAACGGCTTCAAAGTAATCTTGTGTAAACCTGTCACTTGATACAGTTCAGTTGTAAACACCACCTCCTTAAGAAgccttaaaatgaataaaatgacttttatatatattctcGGGActgtttagcatcattcctttcacatGTGTAAGATTTTCTGTGACTAGAATAGCTGCAGCTTAGAAACACCAAGTGCAGAGATTTAGAAGTGTGAATATCAAAACGAAGCTTTATTGAAACGAAGGTCCAGGCTGgtataaatttactttttaaaaggctGGTACAGCGCTTGTGAGCAAGAACATCTATATCCTGCAACACTGAACATCTTTCCATTCAAACTTGGAAAACCTGCCACACAAACACCGTTCCAGTTGCGGGGGGAAGATGAGGCTAGACTGCAGATGCACCATCCGTGTACGGGAAAGATACTAAATGCCAGGCAATGCACTGTTCTCAGAAGTGAtatgttattaatttttactgtCAGTTTACCTTTGTAGGTAGGTATGGGCTTAGGAGAAAGGCTAAACGTAGAAAATGCCAGGTAAGCTATTTTGACTAGAATTCACCACTTTGTTTGGTTAACTTACTTCCTtggaattttattattattttctccccttggAACTTTAACATTATAAAAAGTATGACAGAAATAGGTGAAATGAGGCAGGAAGAGAATAGAAAAGTAAATGGAGGAGCCTGTATGCTCTGATGTGGGTCTGTCGTGACAGGGTCATTTGTGTTAGTATGTGGAGCATAATTGATGCTCTGAGTGAAAGCATCACTATTTATAGTGTTGTTGTTTGGAAAAGGTATTTTCTGTAATGTACAGGGAAGGAATTGGGTTAAAGTTTACTTTTAGCCTAAATTCTGGTTGATTTGTGGATTATGCCACCTATTTCTTAAATCGACTGAATGTCATCTTGACCAAAAAGGTGGGGGGCAAGGATATGTCATGGACTAGAGCACTTCCATTGCTGACAAAGGACATGGGATAGTGTGGTTTTTTGAATCTATGACTATATATTACATTGAAATTTGGTTCTATAATAACAGCTATTTTATAAACATGAGCTGTTttactgattttctattttaaaatgctcattGGTAGCATGTTTACATTATAAAGAGATGGATGTGCTAATCATTTATTAACTACTGAATTTAAAACGAGTAAAAGAATATGAAGCCTGTAACAACAACTATGTAAGTGAATAGAGTAACTGCCACAGTTCCATGATGAAGTGAGCCCATACAAAATTTCTGAGTGGCAATCAAGCGATTTTTTGAAAACCTACTTCGTATAAGACTGCCATAAAAACAAGTGGGACATGATTCTCAACTGGAACCTCATTTGCAGATTAAGTTAAAAATCTCATTTACTTAATTCTGGTGTTTCAGTGAATTGGTTCACTTTGGCTTCTGAAGCCATCCTGCTCCTGTTTGGAAAAAAATGGTAGTGCAGTTGGCTTTGAGTCTTCGTGTATGAGAAATCTAACCTTGTGCCTTCAAGAAGGAAAACAGCACTTGTCCTCAATTAGGGAGGACTTAAGGGGCCCATGCGCACCCCCTAGTGGAGGTCCCAGAGCATCACAGCTGTGAGCTGGCCTTCGGGATGACCAGAAGCTTCAGAAATTTGCTCTCAGCTTCTTAGGGGAAATCAGGGGCGACAGAATTTGTTTCTGAAAAGGGCCAGGCTGTAAATATGTTAGGCCTTGGGTTCATGGTCTCTGTCAGAACAGTTCTTAACTATTTTGTAGAGTAAGGCAGCCACACACAGGCAACGAATGAATGACCAGGGCCATGTTCCCACAACACTTTATTTATGGATGCTGACATCTCAATTTCCTATAATTTTTGTGTCACAAAATGgtattcttttgtcttttttttttttctcctcaaccattcaaaaaaatataaacatcacTCTTAGCTCCTGGGCTATACAGAAGAAGGCGATGGGCTGAGTTTAGTTCACAGGCCACAGGTTGCCAGCTCCTGCCTGGTATAAGGTATGATTGTTTCCTTTGACCACGTGTAACATGAAGGAAGGCCATCCTGTTGTCTAAGGGAACTGGATGTTTATGGACAGAACGGCCGAGGCACTGGTACGTGAAGGCAGGAAGTATCTACTTTGTGGTATTTGAGTCAAGGCCAGTTGAGGTGGCCTCATCCACCATCTTTCCCCTTGGACTGTCGGGCACCGGTACGTGAAGGCAGGAAATATCTACTTTGTGGTATTTGAGTCAAGGCCAGCTGAGGTGGCCTCATCCACCATCTTTTCCCCTTGGACTGTCGGCAATATACATACGTATTTGTACACACTGAGAAGTTTTTCAAATCCTAGATAAAAACACCATCAGTAACAAAACTATGAGACTTATTTACAAATAAGACATCTTCCTAGGGCAGGACAGCTTTCATGGTAAGTTAGAGTCAGCGTAGAGGAATATGTGCAATTCTGCATAAGTAATAAAAAACATTCAAACTCTCAGTGTCCTGATGGCACTAATGAACTCCTCTGGGCATGTCTTCTGACTTGCGGgctttgatttccttttcctcACATATCCTGGCTGTTGCTGAGAAGAAACTAGAATCTGTGCAGGAGCAGAAGTCTAgtttggcgggggcggggggacacTCTTCAGAGAGCACACTTCATGTCTGCCCCAAACCTTGCTTTGGAACCAATCCATCGTCCTGCTAGAGATCAAAGTACAATTTGTGTGTTTACTGATTTGGCAACTTCACTTCTTGAGAAATAATAGTCCCAGGACATTTTTATCTTGCTCTTTAACACCCACTGCGTGTCACTGAGTTAAAAAAGTGCTGGTTCCGATGAGATCGTGTATGGTGATGTAAGTAAACACTTTCCGAGTGGCTCCCTCATTCTGCTATGTGGATCCGCAGACCTGAATCACTTCATAGATAGAAATGCCACAGTTTATCTCCACACAGTGGCAAAGATTTTCTTACATAATTCTGTGACTTCTGTTCAGTTCATAGAAAAGCGGTCCCTTTTCTAGAGAGAGGAAGAGACCTCTGGCTCTCTCATCAGGAGACAgccagaaggctgagaaccagAGGAATGTGCTCTGTACCCTCTTTGCATCCCTCCTACAAACGGGTCAACAGTGGAAAAAAAGGATGGATGTTAATGTCAGCTAGAAAGGTGTTCTACATGTATGGTCACAAATGGATGCTTTTCCATCTCTTCTGTTACTGACACTTCGATGTCACTTAAGTTGTGCTTTTATTCTTCTTTGGAATGGCAGTTCCAGGAATCTTTAGGGTATTAACGAATGATGATGTCAGAGTTCTAGAAATATCAATAGAAATATCCATCTACTGTAATACGAGTCCAACCtaaagggagggaagagagggaacagtaaacacagtgagaaagaaaattaaatcaacGTAGTACGAcagatgtatatttttattttattcttttattttttattattaaaaattttttttggtaatgtggcatgtgggatcttagttccccgaccaaggatcgaacctctGCCTTTTGctgtggaagtgtggagtcttaaccactggactgctagggaagtcccatagatatatattttttaaaaactactaaaaacaaaaaaactaaaaacctcTCAACACTCTGACAAGAAGCAAGTATGGGGTTTTGTAGGTTAAGTTTATCAAGTTTACAAAGACTCATCAACTTTGCTCACCTTTTCAGACTCTGTCCCTGGACACCTCCAGTTATACAGGTAATACTGTAAATTGCCATCGCCTATGCCAAACTTGAGTTTTTCCAAGAATGTCTTATTTTCCATCAAATCTAGTGCATTGAATACATCAAATCCTTTCTGTcaatgtaaaaaatttttttaaattttaaagcattaaagGTTTAGAGTATTTTGTATATGATGTATTTCAGTATAACATTTCATTCTCCTACTAGTACCTTGAATTGAATATGCATTTATAATGAGGTTTAATGTCTGCAATATATACTATAATACAATTCAGTTCACAACTATCCTATTAAACTAGCAAGTAGTGAATATGATGGAATCAACAAAATTATCCAGAAATGCTGAatcaaaaaaatacagtctgatgGCTAACAGTGACAAAAAATATTAAGGTTTCAGGAAATATTTTGCCCCAATTTTTGAAGGAAAGAGTTGTTTAGATGGCCCCATCACCAAAAACTGTTAGTAACTGGCCTTGCTAAGTTCTGACTTACCTGAACCTATAGCCAAGAAACCAAACCCGTAAAGACTTGAAATTGTGTATTTGCCTTGGGCTAATACTGGGAAATAAATTTAGTAAcattttaatagtaaaaatagaattaaaaaatactaattaataatatgaaaaatgtgGTGCAGATGTAGTACCTACATTTCTATTTCTCAGGGgttttactttaaataatttattactgGCCTTTTGTGGGGAGGTAGTTGAAAATGAGCTACAAGATCAAAGACTCAAAGGCAAATGCTGATTTTGGTGTCCGcttttaatagattaaaaaaaaatgtttccaatgATCAAATACTAGAAGAATACAAGGAAGACACTTTTGATGTGTAGCTCCTGATTTCTCATAGGCAATATTTTCTCATTCAGCACTTATATCAAAACATTTACATCAGTTGAtttctattatcttttaaaagaaaatgttttatttgtagcAAGAATTTAACAATCATCCTAACCACTATACTGAGGAAGTAAAAAATTATGCAAATCCATTACGGCACATTTTGAatttaattctgttttaaatCCTCTTAATAATtgtattaattaaatttaatttcaaaattcacAGACTATTTAGTTGAATA contains:
- the RPP38 gene encoding ribonuclease P protein subunit p38 codes for the protein MAAAPQAPGRGSVRKTRPPPVKTSLNNPYSICWGALDREDMHFILQTLEDRIQSLGLQKIEDRKRKKKQPPLKKQSGDTSSIDVDIGEDLKKEKPEGNAQVSGWTPADVRKQLAIGINEVTRALERNELLLALACKSAKPAIMTSHLVQLSVSRGVPACQVPRLSERLAPVLGLKCVLALGFKRNTTAFGEELRAILPRVPRLNVAWLQDALEDPRENLQTESLESQDEEILDTSFEDLSKPKRKLAEGQQAVVLQPLKIKKLIPNPNKIRKPPKSKRTASK